In Candidatus Flexicrinis affinis, the following are encoded in one genomic region:
- the rocD gene encoding ornithine--oxo-acid transaminase produces MLQYPPVQDPGIPTVSIRKGSAVNTQDYIDLEAKYGAKNYKPLNVVLERGQGIWVWDVEGRRYLDFLSAYSAVNQGHAHPTILKALTDQAAKLPLTSRAFRNDQYPLMAKELCELTGYEKMLPMNSGAEAVETALKAARKWGYKVKGVPEGQAEIIVCDGNFAGRTISIISFSPEAQYKDGFGPFTPGFKMILFGDADALAAAITPNTVAFIVEPIQGEGGVIVPPDGYLKRVREICTANNVLLVTDEVQSGLGRTGKLFAQQYDGVRADIVTIGKALSGGFYPVSAMLADKAVMDVFNPGDHGSTFGGNPLAAAVARAALKVLVEENLIENAAVQGEYLMGRLRRIESPHIKEVRGRGLLIGVELHDSAGGARRFCEALKDEGLLCKETHDNVIRFAPPLTITKDDIDWAFDRIEKVLMAD; encoded by the coding sequence ATGCTACAATACCCGCCTGTCCAAGACCCGGGCATCCCGACCGTCTCAATACGCAAAGGATCGGCAGTGAATACGCAGGACTACATCGACCTCGAAGCCAAATACGGGGCCAAGAACTACAAGCCGCTGAACGTCGTGCTTGAGCGCGGCCAGGGGATCTGGGTGTGGGATGTCGAAGGCCGACGTTATCTCGACTTTCTGAGCGCCTATTCGGCCGTCAATCAGGGCCACGCGCATCCGACGATTCTCAAGGCGCTGACCGATCAAGCTGCCAAACTCCCGCTGACCAGCCGCGCCTTCCGCAACGATCAGTACCCGTTGATGGCGAAGGAACTGTGCGAACTGACCGGGTACGAGAAGATGTTGCCGATGAACAGCGGCGCGGAGGCTGTCGAGACGGCGCTCAAGGCCGCCCGCAAGTGGGGCTATAAGGTCAAGGGCGTGCCCGAGGGGCAGGCTGAGATCATCGTGTGCGATGGCAACTTTGCTGGCCGCACCATCTCCATTATCAGCTTCTCGCCGGAAGCGCAGTACAAGGACGGCTTCGGGCCGTTCACGCCCGGCTTCAAGATGATCCTATTCGGCGACGCCGATGCGCTCGCCGCGGCCATTACCCCGAACACGGTCGCCTTCATCGTCGAGCCGATTCAGGGCGAAGGCGGTGTGATCGTCCCGCCCGATGGCTACCTGAAGCGCGTGCGCGAAATCTGCACGGCCAACAACGTGCTGCTGGTCACCGACGAGGTGCAGAGCGGCCTCGGCCGTACCGGCAAGCTGTTCGCACAGCAGTACGACGGCGTCCGTGCCGACATCGTGACCATCGGCAAGGCGCTGTCGGGTGGTTTCTACCCGGTGAGCGCGATGCTGGCCGACAAGGCCGTGATGGATGTCTTCAACCCCGGCGACCACGGCTCGACCTTCGGCGGCAACCCGCTGGCCGCCGCCGTCGCCCGCGCCGCGCTCAAGGTGCTGGTCGAGGAAAACCTGATCGAGAACGCCGCCGTTCAGGGCGAATACCTGATGGGCCGCCTGCGCCGGATCGAGTCGCCGCACATCAAAGAAGTGCGCGGCCGCGGCCTGCTGATCGGCGTCGAACTGCACGACTCGGCGGGCGGCGCGCGGCGCTTCTGCGAGGCTCTCAAGGACGAGGGTCTGCTGTGCAAAGAGACGCACGACAATGTCATCCGCTTCGCCCCGCCGCTGACGATCACCAAAGACGACATCGACTGGGCGTTCGATCGCATCGAAAAGGTGCTGATGGCGGACTAG
- a CDS encoding TetR/AcrR family transcriptional regulator C-terminal domain-containing protein, which yields MTPLSREHITREALRLIDAEGLDALSMRKLGKAMGVDAKAMYYYFPHKEALIAGVLESAFAQMDLPPVLQGSWKSQLRQIAIAYAKLVGEHPNLLPFLMTLDGSIPVVFQIVERIVAALKDTGLKARSIFQIVDLFASFVPTFTLSVQREVSTAEQVYARVMALPTGEFSAVQSLLKGLSIEELDEDFEYQLETVLLGIEERIRKETIIMRS from the coding sequence ATGACTCCTTTATCGCGCGAGCACATCACCCGCGAAGCCCTGCGCCTGATCGACGCCGAGGGCCTCGACGCGCTGTCGATGCGCAAACTCGGCAAGGCGATGGGCGTCGACGCCAAAGCGATGTACTACTACTTCCCCCACAAAGAGGCCCTGATCGCCGGCGTATTGGAGTCGGCGTTCGCGCAGATGGACTTGCCGCCGGTCCTGCAGGGGTCCTGGAAATCACAGCTGCGGCAGATCGCCATCGCGTATGCCAAGCTGGTCGGAGAACATCCGAATCTGCTGCCGTTCCTGATGACGCTCGACGGCTCGATCCCGGTCGTGTTTCAGATTGTCGAACGGATCGTCGCCGCGCTCAAGGACACCGGCCTGAAAGCGCGCAGCATCTTCCAGATCGTCGATCTGTTTGCCAGCTTCGTTCCGACGTTCACGTTGTCGGTACAGCGCGAGGTCAGCACGGCCGAGCAGGTCTATGCGCGGGTCATGGCCTTACCCACAGGCGAGTTCTCTGCCGTGCAATCGCTGCTGAAGGGGTTGTCGATCGAGGAACTGGACGAGGATTTCGAGTATCAGCTCGAGACCGTGCTGCTGGGGATCGAAGAGCGCATCCGCAAGGAAACGATCATCATGCGGAGCTGA
- a CDS encoding tetratricopeptide repeat protein gives MLVPFQRDPIVNDDTLIPHIELAENQLAALRTPEGKVRMLAQIGTYYRQSSDPARAIPYFKQAVELCRSANLRKLEAVNTLRLGIALQYAGQIQDAEDVLQMALSLCERYRVYEDYAYQHWGKFLVERGEVAEAVPYFEAALRKRIAGGNPELIESSRAALDAARALLKPDSGTA, from the coding sequence ATGCTCGTACCCTTCCAGCGCGACCCGATCGTCAACGACGACACCCTTATTCCGCACATCGAACTGGCGGAGAACCAGCTCGCCGCGCTGCGCACGCCGGAGGGTAAGGTGCGCATGCTGGCGCAGATCGGCACCTACTACCGGCAGTCGTCCGACCCGGCGCGGGCGATCCCGTATTTCAAGCAGGCGGTCGAGCTGTGCCGCTCGGCGAATTTGCGCAAGCTGGAGGCAGTCAATACGCTGCGACTCGGGATCGCGCTGCAGTATGCAGGGCAGATTCAGGACGCCGAGGACGTGCTGCAGATGGCGCTCAGCCTGTGCGAACGCTACCGAGTGTACGAGGACTACGCCTATCAGCACTGGGGCAAATTTCTGGTCGAGCGCGGCGAGGTGGCCGAGGCCGTCCCGTATTTCGAAGCGGCGCTCCGCAAGCGCATCGCCGGCGGCAACCCGGAGTTGATCGAGTCGTCACGCGCCGCGCTGGACGCCGCCCGCGCGCTGCTCAAGCCGGACAGCGGGACGGCGTAG
- a CDS encoding glycine C-acetyltransferase, which produces MATLDFLTEQLDDLRAQGLYNTIRTIDSPMDGRIVVDGKPVLNFCANNYLGLANHPRLREAAKRAIDAYGIGPGAVRTIAGTMSLHVQLEQRLAEFKGAEAVITLQSGFTANLAAIPSLVGKGDVIFSDALNHASIIDGCRLSRAQIVAYAHNDVDDLRRKIAETTEYGRRLIVSDGVFSMDGDIAPLPALVEVAREHDILLMVDDAHGEGVLGRGGRGIVDHFGLHGQVDIEVGTMSKAFGVMGGIVAGRREIVEWLRQRARPFLFSSAVTVPDAAACLEAVDLLEESDELVQRLWANAAFLKDALKGMGFDTGRSQTPIIPVMLGEAPLAQQFSRALFEHGVFAMAIGFPTVARGAARIRVMNTAAHTQTDLEEALAAFEAVGKQLGVI; this is translated from the coding sequence ATGGCGACGCTCGACTTCTTGACCGAACAGCTTGACGATTTGCGCGCGCAGGGGTTGTACAACACCATCCGCACCATCGACAGCCCGATGGATGGCCGGATTGTGGTGGATGGCAAGCCGGTGCTCAACTTCTGCGCGAACAACTACCTCGGCCTCGCGAACCATCCGCGCCTGCGCGAGGCGGCCAAACGCGCCATCGACGCCTACGGCATCGGGCCGGGGGCGGTGCGCACCATCGCCGGCACGATGAGCCTACACGTCCAGCTTGAGCAGCGCCTCGCCGAGTTCAAAGGGGCCGAGGCAGTCATCACGCTGCAAAGCGGATTTACCGCCAACCTCGCCGCGATTCCCTCGCTGGTCGGCAAAGGCGACGTGATCTTCAGCGATGCGCTCAACCACGCCAGCATCATCGACGGGTGCCGCCTCAGCCGCGCACAGATCGTCGCCTATGCGCACAACGACGTGGACGACTTGCGCCGCAAGATCGCCGAGACGACCGAGTATGGCCGGCGGTTGATCGTCAGTGACGGCGTGTTCAGCATGGACGGCGACATCGCGCCGCTGCCGGCGCTGGTCGAGGTCGCCCGCGAGCACGACATTCTGCTGATGGTGGACGACGCCCACGGCGAAGGCGTGCTGGGTCGCGGCGGGCGCGGCATCGTGGATCACTTCGGCCTGCACGGTCAGGTCGACATCGAGGTCGGCACGATGTCGAAGGCGTTCGGCGTGATGGGCGGCATCGTGGCGGGCCGGCGCGAGATCGTCGAGTGGCTGCGGCAGCGGGCGCGCCCGTTCCTGTTTAGCAGCGCGGTGACCGTGCCGGACGCCGCGGCGTGCCTCGAAGCCGTCGATCTGCTCGAAGAATCCGACGAGTTGGTGCAGCGCTTGTGGGCGAACGCCGCGTTCCTCAAAGACGCGCTGAAGGGCATGGGCTTCGACACGGGCCGCAGCCAAACGCCGATTATCCCGGTCATGCTGGGCGAGGCGCCGCTGGCGCAGCAGTTCAGCCGCGCGTTGTTCGAACACGGCGTGTTCGCGATGGCGATCGGCTTCCCGACGGTCGCACGGGGTGCGGCGCGCATCCGCGTGATGAACACCGCGGCGCACACGCAGACCGATCTCGAAGAGGCGCTGGCGGCGTTCGAGGCCGTGGGCAAGCAGCTCGGCGTCATTTAG
- the carB gene encoding carbamoyl-phosphate synthase large subunit: protein MPKRTDIQSIMIIGSGPIVIGQGCEFDYSGVQACKALRAQGYRIILVNSNPATIMTDPEFADATYIEPLTPEICEQIIAVEKPDALLPTVGGQTALNLALALSEAGVLERHNVELIGASMTSIQLAEDRQLFKDAMTEIGLKSPASEVVKTVPDALRAADVIGYPVLVRPSFTLGGSGGGVAHTPDELRQVAERGLKASPVHSVLIDFSLIGWKEYELEVMRDAKGNFVIVCAIENLDPMGVHTGDSITVAPAQTLTDKELQRLRDMARMIFDRVGLATGGANVQFAIGPDDGEVYVIEMNPRVSRSSALASKATGFPIAKIAALVAVGYTLDEIPNDITRVTPASFEPSLDYVIVKIPRWDFEKFQGADTVLGPQMKAVGEVMSIGRTFPEALQKAVRALDIKIDGFGSKLDRVPPAALRVPTARRLFQVAAALIDGTSPDEVIAQTRFDPWFVRQMVDSVELHRSLVARGATLDTLTAADFQQLKRMGFADAYIAQIVGATERAVRDRRKALGVVANFYRVDTCAAEFEAHTPYLYSTYEEDDEAFPTDRRKVVVLGGGPNRIGQGIEFDYCCVHACFALSEMGFETIMVNCNPETVSTDYDTADRLYFEPLTAEDVLNIIDREKPDGVLVQFGGQTPLNIADKLADAGAPIWGTSVDTIDLAEDRKRFNKLMADLDITQPLGATANSVEEALAAANDIGYPVLVRPSYVLGGRGMGIVFDDASLVDWLDRHITWGEHPVLIDQFLDDAFEVDVDALCDGQQVTIGGIMQHIEEAGVHSGDSACVLPPYKISQYHLEIIREDTRRIGLALGVRGCFNIQFAVKDDVVYVLEVNPRASRTVPFVSKATGHPLARYAAMIAAGKTLKEIGFTEEPRVDGFFVKEAVLPFQKFPGVDARLGPEMRSTGEVMGHASNFGHAFVKAQMSTNVSLPLSGTVMISVNDYDKGAGAKIARDLHLLGFKLMATEGTANYLQHVGLPVERVNKIADGSPHVVDMMADGRIDLLINTPLGGQAHEEGAVIRAAAVSLNIPIITTMSAAAASVQGMKALKNKPLKVRSLQRHHQPA, encoded by the coding sequence ATGCCAAAACGCACCGATATCCAGAGCATCATGATCATCGGCTCCGGCCCGATCGTCATCGGGCAGGGCTGCGAATTCGACTACAGCGGCGTACAGGCCTGCAAGGCACTGCGCGCGCAGGGGTACCGCATCATCCTCGTCAACAGTAACCCGGCGACGATCATGACCGACCCGGAGTTCGCCGACGCCACCTACATCGAACCGCTGACGCCGGAGATCTGCGAGCAGATCATCGCCGTCGAGAAGCCTGACGCCCTGCTGCCGACCGTCGGCGGGCAGACCGCGCTCAACCTCGCGCTGGCGCTGTCCGAAGCCGGCGTGCTGGAGCGCCACAACGTCGAGCTGATCGGCGCGTCGATGACCAGCATCCAGCTTGCCGAAGACCGCCAGTTGTTCAAAGACGCCATGACCGAGATCGGCCTGAAGTCGCCGGCCTCGGAAGTCGTCAAGACCGTGCCGGACGCCCTGCGCGCGGCCGATGTCATCGGCTATCCGGTGCTGGTGCGGCCAAGTTTCACGCTCGGCGGGTCGGGCGGCGGCGTGGCCCATACGCCCGACGAACTGCGGCAGGTGGCCGAGCGCGGCCTGAAGGCCAGCCCCGTTCATTCGGTGCTGATCGACTTCAGCCTGATCGGCTGGAAAGAATACGAGCTCGAGGTCATGCGCGACGCGAAGGGCAACTTCGTGATCGTATGCGCCATCGAAAACCTCGACCCGATGGGCGTGCACACCGGCGACTCGATCACCGTGGCGCCGGCGCAAACCCTGACCGACAAGGAACTCCAGCGCCTGCGCGACATGGCCCGCATGATCTTCGATCGGGTCGGTCTGGCAACAGGCGGCGCGAACGTCCAGTTCGCCATCGGCCCGGACGACGGCGAAGTGTACGTAATCGAGATGAACCCGCGCGTGTCGCGTTCATCGGCACTGGCCAGCAAGGCCACGGGCTTCCCGATCGCCAAAATCGCCGCGCTGGTGGCGGTCGGCTACACGCTGGACGAGATCCCCAACGACATCACCCGCGTGACGCCGGCCAGCTTCGAGCCGTCGTTGGATTACGTGATCGTCAAGATTCCGCGCTGGGACTTCGAGAAGTTCCAGGGCGCGGACACCGTGCTCGGCCCGCAAATGAAAGCCGTGGGCGAAGTCATGTCGATCGGCCGCACCTTCCCCGAGGCGCTGCAGAAGGCTGTGCGCGCGCTCGACATCAAGATCGACGGCTTCGGCAGCAAGCTCGACCGCGTGCCGCCCGCCGCGCTCCGCGTCCCGACCGCGCGCCGCTTGTTTCAGGTCGCCGCCGCGTTGATCGACGGCACGTCGCCCGACGAGGTCATCGCGCAGACCCGCTTCGACCCGTGGTTCGTGCGCCAGATGGTCGACAGCGTCGAACTGCACCGGTCGTTGGTGGCGCGCGGCGCAACGCTCGACACCCTCACCGCCGCCGACTTCCAGCAGCTCAAGCGCATGGGGTTTGCCGACGCCTACATCGCGCAGATCGTCGGCGCGACCGAGCGTGCCGTGCGCGACCGGCGCAAGGCGCTCGGCGTCGTGGCGAACTTCTACCGCGTCGACACGTGCGCGGCCGAGTTCGAGGCGCACACGCCCTACCTGTATTCGACCTACGAGGAAGACGACGAAGCGTTCCCGACCGACCGGCGCAAGGTCGTCGTGTTGGGCGGCGGGCCGAACCGCATCGGGCAGGGCATTGAGTTCGATTACTGCTGCGTGCATGCGTGCTTCGCGCTCTCGGAGATGGGTTTCGAGACCATCATGGTCAACTGCAACCCGGAGACGGTCAGCACCGACTACGACACCGCCGACCGCCTGTACTTCGAGCCGCTGACGGCCGAGGACGTGCTCAATATCATCGACCGCGAAAAACCGGATGGCGTGCTGGTGCAGTTCGGCGGGCAAACACCGCTTAACATCGCCGATAAGCTGGCCGACGCCGGCGCGCCGATCTGGGGCACGTCGGTCGACACCATCGACCTCGCCGAAGACCGCAAGCGCTTCAACAAGCTGATGGCCGATCTGGACATCACCCAACCGCTTGGCGCCACGGCCAACAGCGTCGAGGAGGCGCTCGCCGCCGCCAACGACATCGGCTATCCGGTGCTGGTGCGGCCCAGCTACGTCCTCGGCGGGCGCGGGATGGGCATCGTGTTCGACGATGCGTCGCTCGTGGACTGGCTCGACCGGCATATTACGTGGGGCGAGCATCCGGTGCTGATCGACCAGTTCCTCGATGACGCCTTCGAGGTCGACGTCGACGCGCTGTGCGACGGGCAGCAGGTCACCATCGGCGGCATCATGCAGCACATCGAAGAGGCGGGCGTCCACAGCGGCGACAGCGCGTGCGTGCTGCCGCCCTACAAGATCAGCCAGTATCACCTCGAGATCATCCGCGAAGACACGCGCCGGATCGGCCTGGCGCTGGGCGTACGGGGATGCTTCAACATCCAGTTCGCCGTCAAGGACGACGTGGTCTACGTGCTGGAAGTCAACCCGCGCGCAAGCCGCACCGTGCCGTTCGTCAGCAAGGCGACCGGTCACCCGCTGGCTCGCTACGCCGCGATGATCGCCGCCGGCAAGACGCTCAAGGAGATCGGCTTCACCGAAGAGCCGCGCGTCGATGGCTTCTTCGTCAAAGAGGCCGTGCTGCCGTTCCAGAAGTTCCCTGGCGTCGATGCACGCTTAGGGCCGGAAATGCGCTCGACCGGCGAGGTCATGGGCCACGCCAGTAACTTCGGCCATGCGTTCGTCAAAGCGCAGATGTCGACCAACGTCTCGCTGCCGCTGTCCGGCACGGTGATGATCTCGGTCAACGATTACGACAAGGGCGCGGGCGCCAAGATCGCGCGCGATTTGCACCTGCTCGGGTTCAAGCTCATGGCGACCGAAGGCACGGCGAATTATCTGCAGCACGTCGGCCTGCCGGTGGAGCGCGTCAACAAGATCGCGGACGGTTCGCCGCATGTCGTCGATATGATGGCGGACGGCCGGATCGACCTGCTGATCAACACGCCGTTGGGCGGTCAGGCGCACGAAGAAGGCGCGGTGATCCGCGCGGCGGCGGTGTCGCTCAACATCCCGATCATTACGACCATGAGCGCGGCGGCGGCCAGCGTGCAAGGCATGAAAGCGCTCAAGAACAAGCCGCTCAAAGTCCGCAGTTTGCAGCGTCATCATCAGCCGGCGTGA
- a CDS encoding class I SAM-dependent methyltransferase: MAYFDEAELYSGFAAEMWAAYDEKGWDHAYYKAAILANGGPALDIGCGTGRLLRSYLQAGMDVDGVDISADMLAHCKRLAAAQGLREPTLYHQPMQALDIPRRYATIYIPCGSLACVMERDEVRETLRRFRQHLEPGGELVFNLFIEEEQTAGKTFPSEWVSWTKADLPDGRKLQVDRRVMKADRIDQAVTEHRRYRIYDGDTLVHEETRTGGYRWYTHNEALWMLEANGFRVEKVNGDYKDEPFSEKHTGTMVIHARPV; encoded by the coding sequence ATGGCTTACTTTGACGAAGCCGAGCTGTACTCTGGATTTGCGGCCGAGATGTGGGCCGCGTACGACGAAAAAGGCTGGGATCACGCCTACTACAAGGCGGCCATCCTCGCCAACGGCGGCCCCGCGCTCGACATCGGGTGCGGCACCGGCCGGCTGTTGCGCAGCTATCTTCAGGCCGGTATGGACGTCGACGGAGTCGACATCTCCGCCGACATGCTCGCTCACTGCAAGCGGCTCGCTGCCGCGCAAGGCCTGCGCGAGCCGACCCTCTATCATCAGCCGATGCAGGCGCTAGACATCCCGCGCCGCTATGCGACGATCTACATCCCGTGCGGCAGCCTCGCCTGCGTGATGGAGCGCGACGAAGTGCGCGAGACTCTGCGCCGGTTCCGCCAGCATCTCGAACCCGGCGGCGAGCTGGTGTTCAACCTGTTCATCGAGGAAGAGCAGACGGCCGGCAAGACGTTCCCGTCCGAGTGGGTGAGCTGGACGAAGGCCGACCTGCCGGACGGGCGCAAGCTGCAGGTCGACCGCCGCGTGATGAAGGCCGATCGTATCGATCAGGCCGTGACCGAACACCGGCGCTACCGCATCTACGACGGCGACACGCTCGTCCACGAGGAGACGCGCACCGGCGGTTATCGCTGGTACACGCACAACGAGGCGCTGTGGATGCTGGAGGCCAACGGCTTTCGCGTCGAGAAGGTCAACGGCGACTACAAAGACGAGCCGTTCAGCGAGAAGCACACCGGCACGATGGTGATCCACGCGCGGCCGGTGTAA
- a CDS encoding alpha/beta hydrolase produces the protein MNVQFAPDIERANNTQSAIPTERRLTIRGADVFVRQSGQGTPILYLHGSPDTHAMWLPVIERLGGGYHHIAIDLPGFGATTLPRAFPLTLENYAAFVADLLDALGITEPVILAMTDFGGHYAGAFAVTHPQRVRGMVISNTAFFRDYQWHSFAKLYRVPLLGELMLGTTPPKTMKSSIKRFAPALPDRYIEESYAAGFGSKAVRKAVLRMYRERNPEHFIGWDDKLVALLQETPALVLWGDKDPFITPAYAERWGKAQVQHFAENSHWLPLEASDAYADAVRRWAEDLS, from the coding sequence ATGAACGTCCAATTCGCGCCCGACATCGAGCGCGCCAACAACACCCAATCTGCCATCCCCACCGAACGCCGCCTGACGATCCGCGGCGCAGACGTGTTCGTCCGCCAGTCCGGGCAGGGCACACCGATTTTGTACCTGCACGGCTCGCCGGACACGCACGCCATGTGGCTGCCGGTCATCGAACGCCTCGGCGGCGGCTACCACCATATTGCCATCGACCTGCCCGGGTTCGGCGCAACGACACTGCCGCGCGCGTTCCCCCTCACGCTCGAGAACTATGCCGCATTCGTCGCCGATCTGCTCGACGCGCTGGGAATCACCGAGCCGGTGATCCTCGCCATGACCGACTTTGGCGGGCACTACGCCGGCGCCTTCGCGGTCACCCATCCGCAGCGCGTGCGCGGCATGGTGATCTCCAACACGGCGTTCTTCCGCGATTATCAGTGGCATTCGTTCGCCAAACTGTACCGCGTGCCGCTGCTGGGCGAGCTGATGTTGGGCACCACCCCGCCCAAGACCATGAAGTCGTCCATCAAGCGCTTTGCGCCGGCCCTGCCCGACCGCTACATCGAGGAAAGCTACGCCGCGGGCTTCGGCTCGAAGGCCGTCCGCAAGGCGGTCCTGCGCATGTACCGCGAGCGCAACCCGGAGCACTTCATCGGGTGGGACGACAAACTGGTTGCCCTGCTTCAGGAGACACCCGCGCTGGTGCTGTGGGGAGACAAGGACCCGTTCATCACCCCGGCATACGCCGAACGGTGGGGCAAGGCGCAGGTTCAGCACTTTGCCGAAAACAGCCATTGGCTGCCGCTCGAAGCCTCCGACGCCTATGCCGACGCGGTGCGCCGCTGGGCGGAGGACCTGAGCTGA
- a CDS encoding TetR/AcrR family transcriptional regulator — protein sequence MDSDALRAAPKQRRGRERVEAILNAASEVIAEVGYEQATIGAIAARSNTATGSLYQFFANKEAILKALVDRYVARASAVFAAMEVESYPVMTLQDGIRAMLVPLKAFIRDNRDFQAIFSSSTGSAIVAESIRAMDEGFLARNDAALAAARPNLDAHDRRKYGLVCMMIMKGLLGLAHPGGELTLDEVFEEMEAVFLRYLLPVVGE from the coding sequence ATGGACAGCGATGCACTGCGGGCGGCACCCAAGCAGCGCCGTGGGCGCGAGCGCGTCGAGGCGATCCTCAACGCCGCGTCCGAGGTAATTGCGGAGGTGGGCTACGAGCAGGCGACCATCGGCGCGATTGCGGCGCGCTCGAATACCGCGACCGGATCGCTCTACCAGTTCTTCGCCAACAAGGAGGCGATTCTAAAGGCGCTGGTCGACCGCTACGTCGCGCGGGCGAGCGCCGTGTTCGCCGCGATGGAGGTCGAGTCGTACCCGGTGATGACGCTTCAGGACGGCATCCGGGCGATGCTCGTCCCGCTCAAGGCGTTCATCCGTGACAACCGCGACTTTCAGGCGATCTTTTCCAGTTCGACCGGGTCCGCCATCGTGGCGGAGTCGATCCGCGCGATGGACGAGGGCTTTCTGGCGCGCAACGACGCGGCGCTCGCCGCCGCCCGCCCGAACCTCGACGCGCACGACCGTCGCAAGTACGGCCTCGTGTGCATGATGATTATGAAGGGCCTCCTCGGGTTGGCGCATCCCGGTGGCGAGCTGACGCTCGACGAGGTGTTCGAGGAGATGGAAGCGGTCTTTCTGCGGTACCTCCTGCCGGTCGTCGGCGAGTAG